From Brassica oleracea var. oleracea cultivar TO1000 chromosome C3, BOL, whole genome shotgun sequence, a single genomic window includes:
- the LOC106332972 gene encoding RING-H2 finger protein ATL32: protein MARVQGFISHRWIIFQLIIVLHVANAQSLPPPSQDELQPGHAPSKTTVFAVLVTAFFFFGLLSVYIRHCTRAMPGHSNTNSRRRAFDGCSRRGGLEDAVVESFPVFAYSSVKESKIGAGDLECAICLNELEDRETVRLLPVCNHLFHVDCIDAWLYSHATCPVCRFNLTAKPVKTGAEDRAPVSDHVVIDIRGDSEADEEEEKSRHRRPSSEIVGKFPRSNSTGHSMGRLSDGTERFTLRLPEDVRRRIMAAKGRRLKRTRSFDADLMDSGYVVGSGGKSDRVSWADRWGLFVSKSNSGSVRSPNGDSLT from the coding sequence ATGGCGCGAGTCCAAGGTTTCATTTCTCACCGTTGGATCATCTTTCAGTTAATCATAGTCCTCCACGTGGCTAATGCACAATCGCTCCCGCCACCGAGTCAGGACGAGTTGCAACCGGGTCACGCACCGTCTAAGACCACAGTCTTCGCCGTTCTCGTCACCGCGTTTTTCTTCTTCGGGTTACTATCCGTCTACATCCGCCACTGCACGAGAGCTATGCCCGGACACTCCAACACAAACTCCCGCCGCCGTGCTTTCGACGGATGTTCACGGCGAGGCGGACTTGAAGACGCCGTGGTTGAGAGCTTCCCCGTCTTCGCTTACTCCTCCGTTAAGGAGTCGAAGATCGGAGCCGGTGATCTCGAATGCGCGATTTGCCTTAACGAACTGGAGGATCGCGAGACGGTTCGGTTGCTTCCGGTTTGTAACCATCTCTTCCACGTTGATTGTATCGACGCTTGGCTTTACTCCCACGCGACTTGTCCGGTTTGCAGATTCAATCTAACTGCTAAACCGGTTAAAACCGGAGCGGAAGATCGAGCTCCGGTTAGCGATCACGTCGTGATTGATATTAGGGGAGATTCGGAGGCCGATGAGGAAGAAGAGAAAAGCCGCCACCGGCGGCCGAGTTCTGAGATCGTCGGTAAGTTTCCGCGGTCGAATTCCACCGGTCACTCGATGGGGCGACTCAGTGATGGCACCGAGAGGTTTACTCTGCGGTTGCCGGAGGACGTGAGGAGGCGGATAATGGCGGCGAAAGGACGTAGGCTGAAACGAACGAGAAGCTTTGATGCTGATTTGATGGATAGCGGGTACGTAGTCGGGTCGGGTGGAAAATCGGATCGGGTTAGCTGGGCGGATAGATGGGGTTTGTTTGTTTCAAAGTCAAACTCGGGTTCCGTTAGATCACC
- the LOC106329108 gene encoding homeobox-leucine zipper protein ATHB-16-like, with product MKRLSSSDSMYGLISNSTDEQSFRGYGHNFQSMLDGYEDDSTMMEEYSGNHHMGQSEKKRRLRVDQVKALEKNFELENKLEPERKTKLAQELGLEPRQVAVWFQNRRARWKTKQLEKDYGLLKSQYDSLRHNFDSLRRDNDSLVLKISELKAKINGEEDNNKVTAESDISAVKEENVPSSPPEFIEHSTGFDYRRSFTNLCDLLPNSTAVDGGSSDSCDSSAETSSENGRLTTPTVTGGNLFQFVKTEQMEDHNDFLSGEEACCFFSDEQPPSLHWYSASDH from the exons ATGAAGAGACTTAGCAGCTCAGATTCAATGTATGGTCTGATCTCCAATTCCACAG ATGAGCAGAGTTTTCGAGGGTACGGACATAATTTCCAGTCTATGCTTGATGGTTACGAAGACGACAGTACAATGATGGAGGAATACTCCGGCAACCACCACATGGGTCAATCGGAGAAGAAGAGGAGGTTACGTGTTGACCAAGTCAAAGCTCTCGAGAAGAACTTCGAGCTCGAGAACAAACTCGAACCTGAGAGGAAAACAAAACTAGCACAAGAGCTTGGACTTGAACCTCGTCAAGTAGCGGTTTGGTTTCAGAACCGCCGTGCACGGTGGAAGACAAAACAGCTCGAAAAAGATTACGGCCTTCTTAAGAGCCAGTACGACTCTCTCCGCCACAACTTCGACTCGCTCCGCCGCGATAACGACTCGCTTGTTTTAAAGATTAGTGAACTCAAAGCTAAGATCAACGGAGAAGAAGATAACAACAAGGTTACGGCGGAGAGTGATATCTCCGCCGTGAAAGAAGAGAATGTTCCTTCGTCTCCTCCTGAGTTTATTGAACATTCCACCGGCTTTGACTACCGGCGAAGCTTCACCAATCTCTGTGACCTTCTACCGAACTCCACCGCCGTCGACGGTGGATCCTCCGACAGCTGCGATTCGAGCGCCGAAACCAGCTCCGAGAACGGAAGATTGACGACGCCGACGGTTACCGGCGGAAATTTATTTCAGTTCGTGAAAACAGAGCAGATGGAGGATCATAACGACTTTCTGAGCGGTGAAGAAGCGTGTTGTTTCTTCTCCGATGAGCAACCACCGTCTCTTCATTGGTACTCCGCCTCTGATCACTGA